A window from Streptomyces sp. NBC_00271 encodes these proteins:
- the rplS gene encoding 50S ribosomal protein L19, giving the protein MSHLLDSVDSASLRSDIPAFRPGDTVNVHVRVIEGNRSRVQQFKGVVIRRQGAGVRETFTVRKVSFSVGVERTFPVHTPIVEKIELVTRGDVRRAKLYYLRDLRGKAAKIKEKRDN; this is encoded by the coding sequence ATGTCTCACCTGCTCGACTCCGTCGACAGCGCGTCGCTGCGCAGCGACATCCCGGCCTTCCGCCCGGGTGACACCGTCAACGTCCACGTCCGCGTCATCGAGGGCAACCGCTCCCGTGTGCAGCAGTTCAAGGGCGTAGTCATCCGTCGCCAGGGCGCCGGTGTCCGCGAGACCTTCACGGTCCGCAAGGTCTCCTTCTCGGTCGGTGTCGAGCGTACCTTCCCGGTGCACACCCCGATCGTCGAGAAGATCGAGCTCGTCACCCGTGGTGACGTGCGTCGCGCGAAGCTGTACTACCTGCGTGACCTGCGCGGCAAGGCCGCGAAGATCAAGGAGAAGCGCGACAACTGA
- the lepB gene encoding signal peptidase I, translating to MDTEAQHTERDRSSRPTESEVISGAEGPEGRSRFALVARAADWLPGGRITLTVLVCLLFLVLFSNFVMQPFEIPSSSMERGLRIGDRVLVNKLAYRFGAEPRRGDVVVFDGTEYFGNADYVKRVVGVGGDHVVCCDKEGRLEVNGRSVDESTFLYPGDSPSDVSFDVVVPTGSLFLLGDHRSDSSDSRDHLGSPGGGMIPVGDVIGRADWIAWPTGHWTRLQRAAAYARVPTADGAHG from the coding sequence ATGGACACCGAAGCACAGCACACGGAGCGCGACCGCTCCTCCCGCCCCACTGAGTCCGAGGTCATCTCGGGCGCCGAGGGGCCGGAGGGACGGTCGCGTTTCGCGTTGGTGGCCCGGGCCGCTGACTGGCTCCCAGGGGGGCGGATCACTCTGACCGTGCTGGTCTGTCTGCTGTTCCTGGTGCTGTTCAGCAACTTCGTGATGCAGCCGTTCGAGATTCCGAGCAGCTCGATGGAGCGCGGATTGAGGATCGGAGACCGCGTTCTCGTAAATAAGTTGGCGTACCGTTTCGGTGCTGAGCCGCGGCGGGGCGATGTCGTCGTGTTCGACGGCACTGAGTATTTCGGGAACGCCGACTACGTCAAACGCGTCGTGGGTGTGGGGGGAGACCACGTGGTCTGCTGCGACAAGGAGGGGAGGCTCGAGGTGAACGGCCGGTCGGTCGACGAGTCGACGTTTCTGTACCCGGGGGACAGCCCGTCCGACGTCTCCTTCGACGTCGTGGTGCCCACCGGCAGCCTGTTTCTCCTCGGTGACCACCGCAGCGACTCGAGCGACTCCCGCGACCACCTGGGGTCTCCCGGCGGCGGCATGATCCCCGTCGGTGATGTGATCGGCAGGGCCGACTGGATCGCCTGGCCCACGGGCCACTGGACCCGGCTGCAACGTGCCGCCGCCTACGCGCGTGTGCCCACCGCGGACGGTGCCCATGGGTAA
- the lepB gene encoding signal peptidase I encodes MGNRGRPRGVSDHAADNLLPTGTRRAAGGAVRPGRAERRKLQRKVKRRRRRSAIKEIPLLVGVAVLIALVLKTFLVQAFVIPSGSMENTIQIGDRVLVDKFTPWFGSKPQRGDVVVFKDPGNWLAGEKTTKKNDPVVVKQVKEGLTAIGLLPSDNDKDLIKRVVAVGGDTVKCCDTQGRVTVNGMPLNEPYIQAGNKPSDFPFEETVPKGRLWVMGDHRANSADSRYHRTEKYGGTVSESSVVGRAMVIAWPFGHWTRLKEPDTFASVPSGSATALGASHRVASADLNRLIPLPSPAELPLVMGVVGLRRIRRRRRHGVRSGCGGFGGRRTIRTRWPRGAAGATRRIGHPGHERRHGLRE; translated from the coding sequence ATGGGTAACCGTGGCAGGCCACGTGGGGTCTCCGACCACGCCGCCGACAACCTGCTGCCCACCGGTACCCGGCGCGCCGCCGGCGGCGCCGTCCGGCCCGGCCGTGCCGAGCGCCGCAAGCTCCAGCGCAAGGTCAAGCGGCGCCGACGGCGCTCCGCCATCAAGGAGATACCCCTCCTCGTGGGCGTCGCGGTACTCATAGCCCTGGTCCTCAAGACCTTCCTCGTCCAGGCCTTCGTGATCCCGTCGGGCTCCATGGAGAACACGATCCAGATCGGCGACCGTGTGCTCGTCGACAAGTTCACGCCATGGTTCGGCTCCAAGCCCCAGCGCGGCGACGTCGTCGTCTTCAAGGACCCCGGCAACTGGCTGGCCGGGGAGAAGACCACCAAGAAGAACGACCCCGTCGTCGTCAAGCAGGTCAAAGAGGGCCTGACGGCCATCGGTCTGCTGCCCTCCGACAACGACAAGGACCTCATCAAGCGGGTCGTCGCGGTCGGCGGCGACACCGTCAAGTGCTGCGACACCCAAGGGCGCGTGACCGTCAACGGCATGCCGCTCAACGAGCCGTACATCCAAGCAGGGAACAAGCCGTCGGACTTCCCCTTCGAAGAGACCGTGCCCAAGGGCCGTCTCTGGGTGATGGGCGACCATCGAGCCAACTCCGCCGACTCCCGCTACCACCGCACCGAGAAATACGGCGGTACCGTCTCCGAGAGTTCGGTCGTCGGCAGAGCCATGGTCATCGCCTGGCCCTTCGGACACTGGACCCGTCTGAAGGAACCGGACACGTTCGCGTCCGTACCGAGCGGGTCGGCAACCGCTCTCGGCGCGTCGCATAGGGTGGCGTCCGCGGATCTCAATCGATTGATCCCGCTCCCGAGCCCTGCGGAACTCCCGCTCGTTATGGGAGTGGTGGGCCTGCGCCGGATCCGGCGCAGGCGGCGGCACGGAGTGAGGAGTGGATGTGGGGGATTTGGCGGTCGGCGCACGATCCGGACACGATGGCCCCGAGGAGCAGCCGGAGCGACCCGACGGATCGGCCACCCCGGCCACGAACGACGTCATGGGCTCCGGGAGTGA
- the lepB gene encoding signal peptidase I, whose translation MGDLAVGARSGHDGPEEQPERPDGSATPATNDVMGSGSDSGDGGGTKEQGEQEPKPKKPRSFWKELPLLIGIALVLALLIKTFLVQAFSIPSDSMQNTLQQGDRVLVDKLTPWFGSEPSRGEVVVFHDPDNWLAGEPTPNPNAAQTFLSKIGLMPSANEKDLIKRVIGVAGDTIECKGTGPLTVNGKALNEDSYVYAGNTPCSVDDQGGQFKVTVPKGKIWVMGDHRQNSLDSRYHQQDDHKGFVPVGNVVGRAIVIAWPPTRWDTLPIPDTFDQNLSAAAPGALGLAGAVPLVLWRRRRLTAGNPRVSGRGTAG comes from the coding sequence GTGGGGGATTTGGCGGTCGGCGCACGATCCGGACACGATGGCCCCGAGGAGCAGCCGGAGCGACCCGACGGATCGGCCACCCCGGCCACGAACGACGTCATGGGCTCCGGGAGTGACTCCGGGGACGGCGGCGGTACGAAGGAGCAGGGCGAGCAGGAGCCGAAGCCCAAGAAGCCGCGTTCCTTCTGGAAGGAGCTCCCGCTCCTCATCGGTATCGCGCTCGTTCTCGCGCTGCTGATCAAGACCTTCCTGGTCCAGGCGTTCTCGATTCCCTCGGACTCGATGCAGAACACCCTTCAGCAGGGCGACCGGGTCCTGGTCGACAAGCTCACCCCGTGGTTCGGTTCGGAGCCCTCGCGCGGCGAGGTCGTCGTCTTCCACGACCCCGACAACTGGCTGGCGGGCGAGCCCACGCCCAACCCGAACGCCGCGCAGACGTTCCTCAGCAAGATCGGCCTGATGCCGTCCGCCAACGAGAAGGACCTCATCAAGCGGGTCATCGGCGTCGCCGGTGACACGATCGAGTGCAAGGGCACCGGCCCGCTGACGGTCAACGGCAAGGCACTGAACGAGGACTCGTACGTCTACGCCGGGAACACCCCGTGCAGCGTCGACGACCAGGGCGGCCAGTTCAAGGTGACGGTACCCAAAGGCAAAATCTGGGTCATGGGTGACCACCGGCAGAACTCGCTGGACTCGCGCTATCACCAGCAGGACGATCACAAGGGCTTCGTGCCGGTGGGCAATGTCGTCGGCCGCGCCATCGTGATCGCCTGGCCGCCCACCCGCTGGGACACACTGCCGATCCCCGACACCTTCGACCAGAACCTCAGCGCGGCCGCACCGGGCGCGCTCGGGCTGGCCGGCGCGGTGCCGCTGGTGCTGTGGCGCAGGCGTCGCCTTACCGCGGGAAACCCGAGGGTTTCTGGTCGGGGTACCGCCGGGTAG
- the lepB gene encoding signal peptidase I, with protein MSRTSGRTDEGRGRLGSVLSGLAVALGCVLFLGGFAWGAIEYQPYTVPTESMVPTIKAGDRILAQRIDGGDVKRGDVIVFKQKSWGDMLLVKRVVAVGGDTVACCTNGKLTVNGKQIDEPYLAKGQAAESTQIPTVEVPKDRLFLLGDERSGSLDSTAHLTEAFNGTVARSAVKGRVDAIAWPMDGMLARPTGFETLGGISSPGPLRLVLTAIVVGAVLVLGGAAYGPIATRLSRRGRTRTELAGAA; from the coding sequence ATGAGCAGGACGTCAGGTCGTACGGACGAGGGCCGCGGGCGGCTCGGCAGCGTGCTGTCGGGGTTGGCCGTGGCCCTCGGCTGTGTGCTCTTTCTCGGCGGCTTCGCCTGGGGCGCGATCGAATACCAGCCGTACACCGTGCCGACCGAGTCGATGGTGCCGACCATCAAGGCGGGCGATCGCATTCTGGCCCAGCGGATCGACGGCGGTGACGTCAAGCGCGGCGATGTCATCGTCTTCAAGCAGAAGAGCTGGGGCGACATGCTCCTCGTCAAGCGGGTCGTCGCGGTCGGTGGTGACACGGTCGCCTGCTGCACGAACGGCAAGCTGACCGTCAACGGCAAGCAGATCGACGAGCCGTATCTCGCCAAGGGCCAGGCCGCGGAGTCGACCCAGATCCCGACCGTCGAGGTACCCAAGGACCGGCTCTTCCTGCTCGGCGACGAGCGCAGCGGCTCACTGGACTCCACGGCCCACCTCACCGAGGCCTTCAACGGCACCGTCGCGCGCAGCGCGGTGAAGGGCCGGGTGGACGCCATCGCCTGGCCGATGGACGGCATGCTGGCGCGCCCCACGGGCTTCGAGACACTGGGCGGGATCTCCTCGCCCGGGCCGCTGCGGCTGGTCCTGACCGCCATCGTGGTCGGCGCGGTGCTGGTGCTGGGCGGGGCGGCGTACGGCCCGATCGCCACGCGGCTGAGCCGGCGCGGCCGGACGCGTACGGAGCTCGCCGGTGCCGCCTGA
- a CDS encoding NUDIX hydrolase produces MPPEASYGGSAEDTDGGGPRKVARVVLLDEQDRILLLHGHEPDDPADDWWFTPGGGLEGDETRQEAALRELVEETGITEVELGPVLWQRSCSFPFAGRRWDQDEWYFLARTSQKGTVAAGLTELERRSVAGARWWTCRELTEAHETVYPTRLAGLLRRLLDEGPPARPEILDTEIV; encoded by the coding sequence GTGCCGCCTGAGGCGTCGTACGGAGGTTCGGCCGAGGACACCGACGGCGGCGGGCCCCGGAAGGTGGCCCGGGTCGTGCTGCTCGACGAGCAGGACCGCATTCTGCTGCTGCACGGTCACGAGCCGGACGATCCGGCGGACGACTGGTGGTTCACACCCGGCGGGGGCCTCGAGGGCGACGAGACGCGCCAGGAGGCCGCGCTGCGGGAACTCGTGGAGGAGACCGGCATCACCGAGGTCGAGCTGGGCCCGGTGCTGTGGCAGCGGAGCTGTTCGTTCCCGTTCGCGGGGCGACGCTGGGACCAGGACGAGTGGTACTTCCTGGCCCGTACGAGCCAGAAGGGAACCGTCGCCGCCGGGCTGACGGAGCTGGAACGGCGCAGTGTCGCCGGAGCACGCTGGTGGACGTGCCGGGAACTGACCGAGGCACATGAGACGGTGTATCCGACCAGACTCGCCGGGCTGCTGCGCAGGCTGCTCGACGAGGGTCCTCCGGCCAGGCCCGAGATCCTCGACACCGAAATCGTCTAG
- a CDS encoding DUF2469 domain-containing protein, translating into MSAEDLEKYETEMELKLYREYRDVVGLFKYVIETERRFYLTNDYEMQVHSVQGEVFFEVSMADAWVWDMYRPARFVKQVRVLTFKDVNIEELNKSDLELPGG; encoded by the coding sequence ATGAGCGCCGAGGACCTCGAGAAGTACGAGACCGAGATGGAGCTGAAGCTCTATCGGGAGTACCGCGACGTCGTCGGTCTGTTCAAATATGTGATCGAGACCGAACGGCGCTTCTACCTCACCAACGACTACGAGATGCAGGTGCACTCGGTCCAGGGCGAGGTGTTCTTCGAGGTGTCCATGGCGGACGCCTGGGTGTGGGACATGTACCGACCTGCTCGTTTCGTGAAGCAGGTACGGGTCCTCACGTTCAAGGACGTGAATATCGAGGAGCTGAACAAGAGCGATCTGGAACTGCCGGGCGGTTGA
- a CDS encoding YraN family protein produces the protein MNTPEARNALGKYGEDLAARRLTETGMTVLARNWRGGRTGEIDIVARDGDALVVCEVKTRKAGAFEHPMAAVTPAKAQRLRGLAERWLQEHGGAPPGGVRIDLIGVVLPDRGAPVVEHARGVA, from the coding sequence ATGAACACACCTGAGGCACGCAACGCACTGGGTAAGTACGGCGAGGATCTGGCCGCACGGCGGCTGACCGAGACCGGGATGACGGTCCTGGCGCGCAACTGGCGCGGCGGCAGGACCGGCGAGATCGACATCGTGGCCCGGGACGGGGACGCGCTCGTCGTCTGCGAGGTCAAGACGCGCAAGGCGGGGGCCTTCGAGCACCCGATGGCGGCCGTCACGCCGGCCAAGGCACAGCGCCTGCGCGGCTTGGCCGAACGCTGGCTCCAGGAACACGGCGGGGCACCACCCGGCGGCGTCCGCATCGATCTGATCGGCGTCGTCCTTCCCGATCGCGGCGCCCCCGTGGTCGAGCACGCGCGGGGGGTGGCCTGA